In Syntrophobacterales bacterium, the sequence GTGCGGCAAAACCTCGATTTCGTCACAGGCGATCCATCGTGCGACACCATACTCATAGTGTCTGGTGACCATGTTTATTCAATGGATTACAGGTCTCTCATAGACTTTCATAAAAGACATGGAGCGAAAGTTACCATCGCCATGATAAAAATTTCTCCAGAGGAAGCGTTTAACTTCGGCATGGGTGTCGTGGACAACCAAAACAGGATTGTCGCGTGGGAGGAGAAACCGAAAAAAGCAACCTCCGACCTGGCATCCATGGGCATTTACGTATTTGATAAAGAATATTTGGTCAGGATGATGAGAATGACGAAAGAGGGGGATTTTGGACAACATATTATCCCCAAAGCCATGAAGGAAGGAGTGGTATACGCATACCCCTTCAAGGGCTACTGGAGGGATGTGGGAACCCTTCAGGCTTACTGTGACGCCAATATAGACATGCTATCGCCTAAAGAGACATCGCTCGACCCGTGGGCATGGAAAACAAAAACAAACGTTTTCGCCGAGAATCTTTCCTATGATAGACCACCAACCAGGGTACTGCCCGGAGCGAGACTGGTCCGGTCATCAATCTCCCCTGGATGTGTTATTGAAGGACATGTAGAGCGGTCGGTACTCTCCCCGGGGGTAATTGTGGAGAAAGGCGCCGTAATCCTGGACTCCGTCATTATGCACGATACGGTGGTAAGAAAAGGCAGTTCAGTGGGAAGATGCATTATCGACAAGAAAGTTGTGGTAGGAAGGAATTCGTCGCTTGGGATGGGCGACTCCAGTATAAAAAACGCCGAGTTTCCAGAACAACTCAATTCCGGCCTCACCCTGGTAGGCAAACAAGCGATAATACCTGAAAGTGTAAGGATCGGGACAAACTGCATTATCCACCCTTTTACCACAAAAGTCGATTTCAAAGGCATAGTCGTTGCCGACGGAATGACGGTTAAAGTCCTGGAAAGCAGCGAATAGAGAAAGATGGTTGTTAGTCAAAAACATCCGTTAGTCGTTAGCAGTAAGTAAAGCGAGGACTAAAACAAGGCCTGGCGTCACGATCGTTAGTGCGTCGGCTTTCGCCGTCTTTAATACGTGACACGGAATCCAGAGGTTATCTGGCGCCGCCTCCACCGTCCATGGGACAAAGTGCAGAAAAATATGTAAAACGTTTGCTTTTTGCCATCTTTGATTTTTTAGTGTTCTAACGATTAGCTGTTTAGCCCCACCATGTCAATGTCGTCATAAATAAGGC encodes:
- a CDS encoding glucose-1-phosphate adenylyltransferase, which encodes MNTRTILLAGGVGSRLNILVRLRAKPAVPFGGIYRIIDFTLSNIANSGLTNVAVLTQYKPLSLMDHIGDGSAWDLSGRTRKVKILPPKTGEKDWDWYKGTADAVRQNLDFVTGDPSCDTILIVSGDHVYSMDYRSLIDFHKRHGAKVTIAMIKISPEEAFNFGMGVVDNQNRIVAWEEKPKKATSDLASMGIYVFDKEYLVRMMRMTKEGDFGQHIIPKAMKEGVVYAYPFKGYWRDVGTLQAYCDANIDMLSPKETSLDPWAWKTKTNVFAENLSYDRPPTRVLPGARLVRSSISPGCVIEGHVERSVLSPGVIVEKGAVILDSVIMHDTVVRKGSSVGRCIIDKKVVVGRNSSLGMGDSSIKNAEFPEQLNSGLTLVGKQAIIPESVRIGTNCIIHPFTTKVDFKGIVVADGMTVKVLESSE